In Haloterrigena turkmenica DSM 5511, a single genomic region encodes these proteins:
- a CDS encoding type 1 glutamine amidotransferase domain-containing protein, with protein sequence MSSALFVVSEEGYWGEECVEPLESLSEAGFEITVATPSGKPPSVDERSIDPDEVGEETAEHVREVHENDERLNDPIPTAQAEAEGYDAVVFPGGHGTEWDVNQDSDARRLLREAVAGDDGKALVVCHAVGILAFARDRQGAFIVNGRDVTGFPNEWEEGIVDENDLMPSGRKLPYWVEDEVKAAGANWDAELDADTSVTVDGDLLTARGPGSSSAAAETLLSELGE encoded by the coding sequence GTGAGTTCTGCACTGTTCGTCGTCAGCGAAGAGGGGTATTGGGGAGAAGAATGCGTCGAGCCGCTCGAGTCGCTCTCGGAGGCGGGCTTCGAGATCACGGTCGCGACGCCCTCGGGGAAGCCGCCGTCGGTCGACGAACGCTCGATCGACCCCGATGAGGTCGGCGAGGAGACCGCCGAGCACGTTCGAGAGGTCCACGAGAACGACGAGCGACTGAACGATCCGATCCCGACGGCTCAGGCCGAGGCCGAGGGCTACGATGCGGTCGTCTTCCCCGGCGGCCACGGCACCGAGTGGGACGTCAATCAGGACAGCGACGCGCGACGCCTCCTCCGCGAGGCCGTCGCCGGCGACGACGGCAAGGCGCTGGTCGTCTGCCACGCCGTCGGCATCCTCGCGTTCGCCCGCGACCGACAGGGCGCGTTCATCGTCAACGGCCGCGACGTCACCGGCTTCCCCAACGAGTGGGAGGAGGGCATCGTCGACGAGAACGACCTGATGCCCAGCGGACGCAAGCTCCCCTACTGGGTCGAAGACGAGGTCAAGGCGGCCGGCGCCAACTGGGACGCCGAACTCGACGCGGACACCAGCGTCACCGTCGACGGCGACCTGCTGACCGCCCGCGGTCCCGGCTCCTCGAGCGCGGCGGCCGAGACGCTGCTCTCCGAACTCGGTGAGTAA
- a CDS encoding TetR/AcrR family transcriptional regulator: MSDDTVDDLMEATYRALCKHGYAELTMQDIAAETDKSKGTLHYHFDGKADLLESFLGFLLDRFEDRLETLAGETPAERLHALFDELLTASDDDAEEFRTAILEIKSQSPYNEAYRERLTEFDRTMHDRIADFVGDGIEAGQFREDVDPDETAEFLVTVFHGAQTRAAAVDRSLERTRRYVHAYIDDLRVDDSSPDGDDASAADGTADASSAAETSATAEDGSENAGGDESEGE, encoded by the coding sequence ATGTCCGACGATACCGTCGACGATCTCATGGAGGCGACGTACCGGGCGCTGTGCAAACACGGCTACGCGGAGTTGACGATGCAGGATATCGCCGCGGAGACGGACAAGAGCAAGGGCACCTTGCACTACCACTTCGACGGCAAGGCCGATCTCCTCGAGTCCTTTCTCGGCTTCCTGCTCGATCGGTTCGAGGACCGACTTGAGACGCTCGCCGGCGAGACGCCGGCCGAGCGGCTCCACGCGCTGTTCGACGAGTTGCTGACGGCGAGCGACGACGACGCCGAGGAGTTCCGGACGGCGATCCTCGAGATCAAGTCCCAGTCGCCGTACAACGAGGCCTACCGGGAGCGGTTGACCGAGTTCGACCGGACGATGCACGACCGAATCGCGGACTTCGTCGGGGACGGAATCGAAGCCGGACAGTTCCGCGAGGACGTCGATCCCGACGAGACCGCCGAGTTCCTCGTCACCGTCTTCCACGGCGCCCAGACGCGCGCGGCGGCCGTCGATCGGTCCCTCGAGCGGACCCGGCGGTACGTCCACGCGTACATCGACGACCTGCGGGTCGACGACTCGAGTCCGGACGGAGATGACGCGTCAGCGGCCGACGGGACGGCGGACGCCTCGTCGGCCGCCGAGACCAGCGCGACGGCGGAGGACGGCTCGGAGAACGCGGGCGGAGACGAGTCGGAGGGGGAATAG
- a CDS encoding DHH family phosphoesterase, producing the protein MSRADELVAVLETVESLAIVCHDNPDPDCLASALALKAIAIDHDVEEVTIAYGGEISHQQNRALVNMLDISLQALEDTAVDDYDCIGFVDHSQPGANTELPTEIEPGIIVDHHPGEPVGAPFEDVRTRIGATATIFVEYLCDLEIELTTRLASALLFALHRERLDFVREPTRREYEAALAVYPHADLETLEQLYSSAFSPGTLDAIGKAIASRERRGSSLVASVAKTTETDALPQAADYLLNLEGVDTVLVYGVVGDSIRLSARSIDPRIHIGETLQAAFDDLGQVGGHHDMAGGRIELGLFADEADDTDALLEFVDGRLTRRFFDALNLDDDR; encoded by the coding sequence ATGTCCCGCGCAGACGAACTCGTGGCCGTCCTCGAGACGGTGGAGTCGCTGGCGATCGTCTGCCACGACAACCCGGATCCGGACTGCCTGGCCAGCGCTCTGGCCCTCAAGGCGATCGCGATCGACCACGACGTCGAGGAGGTGACGATCGCCTACGGCGGCGAGATCTCCCACCAGCAGAATCGGGCGCTCGTCAACATGCTCGACATCTCTCTGCAGGCGCTCGAGGACACGGCCGTCGACGACTACGACTGCATCGGCTTCGTCGATCACTCCCAGCCGGGTGCCAACACCGAACTCCCGACGGAGATCGAGCCCGGGATCATCGTCGATCACCACCCCGGCGAGCCGGTCGGTGCGCCCTTCGAGGACGTCCGGACCAGGATCGGCGCGACCGCGACGATCTTCGTCGAGTACCTCTGCGATCTCGAGATCGAGTTGACGACGCGGCTCGCCTCGGCGCTGCTGTTCGCGCTCCACCGCGAACGGCTCGACTTCGTCCGCGAGCCGACCCGCCGGGAGTACGAGGCGGCGCTGGCGGTCTACCCGCACGCGGACTTAGAGACCCTCGAGCAACTCTACAGCAGCGCGTTCTCGCCGGGGACGCTCGACGCGATCGGAAAGGCGATCGCGAGCCGCGAGCGCCGGGGCTCCTCGCTGGTCGCGAGCGTCGCCAAGACGACCGAGACCGACGCCTTACCCCAGGCCGCGGACTACCTGCTGAACCTCGAGGGCGTCGACACGGTGCTCGTCTACGGGGTCGTCGGCGACTCGATCCGGTTGAGCGCGCGGTCGATCGATCCGCGGATCCACATCGGCGAGACGCTCCAGGCCGCCTTCGACGATCTCGGACAGGTCGGCGGTCACCACGACATGGCCGGCGGGCGGATCGAACTCGGCCTCTTCGCCGACGAGGCCGACGACACGGACGCGCTGCTCGAGTTCGTCGACGGTCGCCTCACGCGTCGGTTCTTCGACGCCCTGAACCTCGACGACGACCGGTGA
- a CDS encoding RNA-binding protein, translating into MPQIPLHYVDLRTFCYATEDEKRVEEALRTFLPDGDDDEPFEIERAESEGHYGDRILVLSARVEKADDVRHVLSRLADLESFDDVIDELNERVTENTELFLRLDKQAAFEGDVRLGDGITFRGKVEAYPAKKEQAVDNAREVLERLREQD; encoded by the coding sequence ATGCCACAGATCCCGCTTCACTACGTCGACTTACGCACGTTCTGCTACGCCACCGAGGACGAGAAACGCGTCGAGGAGGCCCTGCGCACGTTTCTGCCCGACGGCGACGATGACGAACCGTTCGAGATCGAACGCGCCGAGAGCGAAGGCCACTACGGCGACCGCATCCTGGTCCTCTCGGCCCGCGTCGAGAAGGCCGACGACGTCCGCCACGTCCTCTCGCGGCTGGCCGACCTCGAGAGCTTCGACGACGTGATCGACGAACTCAACGAGCGGGTCACCGAGAACACCGAACTCTTCTTGCGACTCGACAAGCAGGCCGCCTTCGAAGGGGACGTCCGGCTCGGCGACGGGATCACCTTCCGCGGGAAGGTCGAGGCCTATCCCGCCAAGAAGGAGCAGGCCGTCGACAATGCCCGCGAGGTCCTCGAGCGACTGCGCGAGCAGGACTGA
- a CDS encoding SPFH domain-containing protein — MTPLPFDPLQVGAADPLLFVGALVLVVVIATVWSMVEIVDAYDRGALTVLGEYRKLLEPGLNIVPPFVSRVYDFDMRTQTLDVPSQEAITRDNSPVTADAVVYIRVMDAKRAFLEVDDYERAVSNLAQTTLRAVIGDMELDDTLSRREMINERIRQELDEPTDEWGIRVESVEVREVTPSKGVKGAMEEQTSAERRRRAMILEAQGERRSAVEKAEGDKQSNIIRAQGEKQSQILEAQGDAISTVLRAKSAESMGERAVIEKGMETLAEIGQGESTTFVLPQELTSLVGRYGKHLSGSDVEADGADLESLEFDAETRELIGLDDISEMLGEIENVEMDVEAMEQEAKAIQEGEDMPEAGGETIDIAETRQETDGDGDSDDD; from the coding sequence ATGACACCACTCCCGTTCGATCCCTTGCAAGTGGGTGCCGCAGACCCGCTCCTGTTCGTCGGCGCGCTGGTGCTCGTCGTCGTGATCGCCACCGTCTGGTCGATGGTCGAAATCGTCGACGCCTACGACAGGGGCGCGCTCACCGTCCTCGGCGAGTATCGCAAACTGCTCGAGCCCGGACTGAACATCGTCCCGCCGTTCGTCTCGCGGGTCTACGACTTCGACATGCGGACCCAGACGCTCGACGTGCCGAGTCAGGAGGCGATCACGCGCGACAACTCCCCGGTCACCGCCGACGCGGTCGTCTACATCCGGGTGATGGACGCCAAGCGCGCGTTCCTCGAGGTCGACGACTACGAGCGCGCCGTCTCGAACCTGGCCCAGACGACGCTGCGCGCCGTGATCGGCGACATGGAACTCGACGACACGCTCTCCCGCCGCGAGATGATCAACGAGCGGATCCGGCAGGAACTGGACGAACCCACCGACGAGTGGGGGATCCGCGTCGAAAGCGTCGAGGTCCGCGAGGTCACGCCCTCGAAGGGCGTCAAGGGCGCGATGGAGGAACAGACCTCCGCCGAGCGACGCCGCCGTGCGATGATCCTCGAGGCCCAGGGTGAACGCCGCAGCGCCGTCGAGAAGGCCGAGGGAGACAAGCAGTCGAACATCATCCGCGCCCAGGGTGAAAAACAGAGCCAGATTCTCGAGGCCCAGGGTGACGCGATCTCGACCGTCCTGCGTGCGAAGTCCGCCGAGTCGATGGGCGAACGCGCCGTCATCGAGAAGGGGATGGAGACGCTCGCCGAGATCGGCCAGGGCGAGTCGACGACGTTCGTCCTCCCGCAGGAACTGACCTCGCTGGTCGGCCGCTACGGCAAGCACCTCTCGGGGAGCGACGTCGAGGCCGACGGGGCGGACCTCGAGAGCCTCGAGTTCGACGCGGAGACCCGCGAACTGATCGGGCTGGACGATATCTCCGAGATGCTCGGCGAGATCGAGAACGTCGAGATGGACGTCGAGGCGATGGAACAGGAGGCCAAGGCGATCCAGGAGGGCGAGGACATGCCGGAGGCGGGCGGCGAGACGATCGACATCGCGGAGACGCGCCAGGAGACGGACGGCGACGGCGATTCCGACGACGACTGA
- a CDS encoding MATE family efflux transporter codes for MSLADRLSTLFKGREEFDLTEGGIARPLFYLSLPIIVTNLLQTAYNLIDTFWLGQYSTDALAAISFAFPLVFLLISVGMGLSVAGSVLVAQHIGADEESEAEYAASQTVALSLLGATLIGVVGFGFVRELLGLLGASQAVLPLATDYMRVISLGMPFMFGFFVFIALMRGYGDTITPMLVMFGSVLLNVVIDPFLIFGWGPFPELGIQGAAIATVFSRGLALVVGLAIMFRGARGVEIRLRQMRPDLSYARKLVEIGIPASVEGMGRALSINLLLVIVAFFPDTVVAAYGVGTRVFSVIFLPAVAVARGVETMTGQNVGAGKPDRAADAANFAARVMFVALGALGVVAWLGARPIIAVFTTDPEVVDIGATFLRYVAPSFGFIGVMRAYNGSFRGTGKTLTAAAIVLVIYAGVRLPIAYGLSTATAIGYEGIWIAFAVSNAVGAALAYGWYRRGTWRDADVRDADADPGPEGIGDELEVGETSTDD; via the coding sequence ATGAGCCTCGCGGACCGCCTCTCGACCCTCTTTAAAGGCCGCGAGGAGTTCGACCTGACCGAGGGCGGGATCGCGCGGCCGCTGTTCTACCTCTCTTTGCCGATCATCGTCACGAACCTGTTGCAGACCGCCTACAACCTCATCGACACGTTCTGGCTCGGCCAGTACAGCACGGACGCGCTGGCGGCGATCAGTTTCGCGTTCCCATTGGTCTTCCTGTTGATCTCGGTCGGGATGGGGCTGTCGGTCGCCGGGAGCGTCCTCGTCGCCCAGCACATCGGTGCGGACGAAGAGAGCGAAGCGGAGTACGCCGCCTCCCAGACCGTCGCGCTGTCGCTGCTGGGTGCGACCCTCATCGGGGTCGTCGGGTTCGGCTTCGTCAGGGAACTCCTCGGGCTACTGGGCGCCTCACAGGCCGTGTTGCCGCTGGCGACCGACTACATGCGGGTCATCTCGCTCGGCATGCCCTTCATGTTCGGCTTCTTCGTCTTCATCGCGCTCATGCGGGGGTACGGTGACACGATCACGCCGATGCTCGTCATGTTCGGCTCGGTGTTGCTCAACGTCGTCATCGACCCGTTCCTGATCTTCGGCTGGGGGCCGTTCCCCGAACTCGGGATTCAGGGCGCGGCGATCGCGACCGTCTTCTCCCGGGGGCTCGCCCTCGTCGTCGGCCTCGCGATCATGTTTCGCGGCGCGAGGGGCGTCGAGATTCGACTACGGCAGATGCGCCCGGACCTCTCGTACGCGCGGAAACTCGTCGAGATCGGCATCCCGGCGTCCGTCGAGGGGATGGGCCGGGCGCTGTCGATCAACCTACTGCTGGTTATCGTCGCCTTCTTCCCGGACACGGTCGTCGCCGCCTACGGCGTCGGAACGCGGGTGTTCTCGGTCATCTTCCTGCCGGCGGTGGCGGTCGCCCGCGGCGTCGAGACGATGACCGGCCAGAACGTCGGCGCCGGCAAACCGGACCGCGCGGCCGACGCCGCCAACTTCGCGGCTCGAGTCATGTTCGTCGCGCTGGGCGCCCTCGGCGTCGTGGCGTGGCTCGGCGCGCGGCCGATTATCGCCGTGTTCACCACCGATCCCGAGGTCGTCGACATCGGGGCGACCTTCCTCCGGTACGTCGCGCCATCGTTCGGCTTCATCGGCGTGATGCGGGCGTACAACGGGAGCTTCCGTGGAACTGGCAAGACGCTCACGGCGGCAGCGATCGTCCTCGTGATCTACGCCGGCGTCCGACTGCCGATCGCGTACGGGCTCTCGACTGCGACGGCGATCGGCTACGAGGGCATCTGGATCGCCTTCGCCGTCTCGAACGCCGTCGGCGCCGCCCTCGCCTACGGCTGGTACCGACGGGGCACCTGGCGGGACGCCGACGTGCGCGATGCCGATGCCGACCCCGGGCCCGAAGGGATCGGCGACGAACTCGAGGTCGGGGAGACGAGTACCGATGACTGA
- a CDS encoding succinylglutamate desuccinylase/aspartoacylase family protein, translating into MNRRTLLATGSVVAGMVTAGVASQPSGNDRLLAAARAPSDAGEAETHTERLLPDTDHETPLYEIESPRDGPTAMVFGGVHGDERSGIAVAREVVDWRPDAGTLVVVPETNRVAVENDEREGPDGDLNRQFPAGQEPTSELARGIWDAVERREPDVVLDLHRSLGVYGLHREYVGQAVFHSPDARGDELADALDTDGVPWYLPFHRFTARETDLSSPLLFQKAARELESTAYLFETTEFLLDRETRVELTRLAAAHVLAMHGLLEVEAGGAE; encoded by the coding sequence ATGAATCGTCGGACCCTGCTGGCCACCGGCAGCGTTGTCGCCGGAATGGTTACCGCTGGCGTCGCGAGTCAGCCGTCGGGTAACGACCGGCTGCTCGCGGCCGCTCGAGCGCCGAGCGACGCGGGCGAGGCTGAGACGCACACGGAACGACTCCTTCCTGATACCGATCACGAGACGCCGCTGTACGAAATCGAGTCGCCGCGGGACGGTCCGACGGCGATGGTGTTCGGCGGCGTCCACGGCGACGAGCGAAGCGGGATCGCGGTCGCTCGCGAGGTCGTCGACTGGCGTCCCGACGCGGGCACGCTCGTCGTCGTCCCCGAAACGAACCGCGTCGCCGTCGAGAACGACGAGCGGGAGGGCCCCGACGGCGATCTGAACCGCCAGTTCCCGGCCGGGCAGGAGCCGACGAGCGAACTCGCACGCGGGATCTGGGACGCCGTCGAACGCCGCGAGCCGGACGTCGTCCTCGACCTCCACCGCTCGCTCGGCGTCTACGGACTTCACCGGGAGTACGTCGGGCAGGCGGTCTTTCACTCGCCGGACGCCCGCGGCGACGAACTCGCCGACGCGCTCGATACGGACGGCGTCCCTTGGTATCTCCCCTTCCACCGGTTCACGGCCCGGGAGACCGACCTCTCGAGTCCCCTGCTCTTTCAGAAGGCCGCCCGCGAACTCGAGTCGACGGCCTACCTCTTCGAGACGACTGAGTTCTTGCTCGACCGCGAGACGAGGGTCGAACTGACGCGGTTGGCAGCGGCACACGTCCTCGCGATGCACGGCCTGCTCGAGGTCGAGGCCGGAGGTGCCGAATGA
- a CDS encoding cation:proton antiporter, whose translation MVEAVQIDILSLLLVLTVAWIFGAVAERFGYPTMMGELFAGIVFGPPLLGLLHPSELLTVLAELGVFLLMVFVGMEVDLRELFRLGPQSLLIAFGAFVIPFGLGYGAGIWLDVSVGAALFLGLAMAATSLATKSRILADLELLDTRIANVLLGGALASDVGVLVAFAGVDSYVTAGAFDATEIALILAKALGFFVITLVLGYRFLPVAWHHIERQRERYGFVDHTTAFTFALLVSLLFAYLATLAELHMIIGGFMAGMFLRQADVEPSLYEHMHTVIYDLAMGLFAPIFFVTVGFDITFGVFSDSLGILVVLVAIAFLGKIVGSWLFSLPTSLTSREGLVVGFGMNGRGTVEIIIATVALEAGVIDTEMFSILVFIAIFTTALVPVTVTWGVRLLERADELVYVDADAASSD comes from the coding sequence ATGGTCGAAGCCGTCCAGATCGACATCCTGAGCCTCCTGCTCGTTCTGACGGTCGCGTGGATCTTCGGCGCGGTCGCCGAGCGCTTCGGCTACCCGACGATGATGGGGGAGCTGTTCGCCGGCATCGTGTTCGGGCCGCCGCTGCTCGGGCTCTTACACCCATCGGAGCTGTTGACCGTCCTCGCCGAACTCGGCGTGTTCCTCCTGATGGTGTTCGTCGGGATGGAGGTCGACCTCCGGGAACTGTTCCGGCTCGGGCCGCAGTCGCTGCTGATCGCCTTCGGCGCCTTCGTCATCCCGTTCGGGCTCGGGTACGGCGCGGGGATCTGGCTCGACGTCTCCGTCGGCGCGGCCCTGTTCCTCGGGCTCGCGATGGCCGCCACGTCGCTGGCCACGAAGTCCCGGATCCTCGCGGACCTCGAGCTTCTGGACACGCGGATCGCGAACGTGTTGCTCGGCGGGGCGTTGGCCTCCGACGTGGGGGTGCTCGTCGCGTTCGCCGGCGTCGACAGCTACGTGACCGCGGGCGCGTTCGACGCGACCGAGATCGCCCTGATCCTCGCCAAGGCGCTCGGCTTCTTCGTGATCACGCTGGTGCTGGGCTACCGCTTCCTGCCCGTCGCGTGGCACCACATCGAACGCCAGCGCGAGCGGTACGGCTTCGTCGATCACACGACCGCGTTCACCTTCGCCTTGCTCGTCTCGCTGCTGTTCGCCTACCTGGCGACGCTCGCGGAACTGCACATGATCATCGGCGGCTTCATGGCCGGCATGTTCCTCCGGCAGGCCGACGTCGAGCCCTCGCTCTACGAGCACATGCACACGGTCATCTACGACCTCGCGATGGGACTGTTCGCGCCTATCTTCTTCGTGACGGTCGGGTTCGACATCACGTTCGGCGTGTTCTCCGACTCGCTGGGAATCCTCGTCGTCCTCGTCGCCATCGCCTTCCTCGGGAAGATCGTCGGCTCTTGGCTGTTCTCGCTGCCGACGTCGCTGACCTCGAGAGAGGGACTCGTCGTCGGCTTCGGGATGAACGGACGGGGGACCGTCGAGATAATCATCGCCACCGTCGCCCTCGAGGCCGGCGTCATCGACACCGAAATGTTCTCGATTCTGGTCTTCATCGCGATCTTCACCACCGCGCTCGTCCCCGTGACCGTCACCTGGGGCGTGCGCCTGCTCGAGCGGGCCGACGAACTCGTCTACGTCGACGCGGACGCCGCCTCGAGCGACTGA
- a CDS encoding Hsp20/alpha crystallin family protein, giving the protein MSDRPTPFDGLDELFDQLNRRLETAARTWQSEIDDRSRLDLSMSGGGIRLDLTDHGDEFVATVDVPGYESDDLEIRLRDDALAISGERQQTFEESDGVDEHGGLEGSEHDLEGEPETTERDETHETSEPEGTYIRRERELQSFSRQVRLPDPVDTDAATATVNNGVLTVRLPKLESDGETRTIDID; this is encoded by the coding sequence ATGTCCGATCGCCCTACTCCGTTCGACGGTCTCGACGAACTGTTCGATCAACTGAACCGCCGGCTCGAGACGGCCGCCCGGACTTGGCAGTCGGAGATCGACGACCGTAGTCGACTCGACCTCTCGATGAGCGGAGGGGGGATCCGGCTGGACCTGACCGACCACGGCGACGAGTTCGTCGCCACCGTCGACGTCCCCGGCTACGAGAGCGACGACCTCGAGATCCGACTCCGCGACGACGCGCTCGCCATCAGCGGCGAACGCCAGCAAACGTTCGAGGAGAGCGACGGGGTTGACGAGCACGGCGGCCTCGAAGGAAGCGAGCACGACCTCGAAGGCGAGCCCGAAACGACCGAGCGCGACGAGACACACGAGACGAGCGAGCCCGAGGGAACCTACATTCGCCGCGAGCGCGAACTGCAGTCGTTTAGCCGACAGGTTCGACTTCCCGATCCCGTCGACACCGATGCCGCGACCGCGACCGTCAACAACGGCGTCCTGACGGTTCGGCTCCCGAAACTGGAGTCGGACGGCGAGACGCGGACGATCGACATCGACTGA
- a CDS encoding thiolase domain-containing protein has translation MRDAYLVGAGQSDYGAFPEESYRSLFRTAFETATESVPYGIDGEEIDEAFVGHLGVGGRQLGLSGPAVTEHVGLDGVPCTRVENACAASGFAVRQAVQAVKSGMADVVLAGGFEVMSDTSSDATKYWLGVSGETEWERLSGTTFSGVYAQMASVHMEQYGTTREQLSRVAVKNHSNGAKNPHAQLGFECSLEDAESAPVVADPLNLYHCCPTSDGAACALIVSEDVVEEYTSDPIRIAGVGAGSDNVGLFQRDTYTGVPASRRAGEQAYEMASVEPDDLDFAEVHDCFAIAELLAYEDLGFCERGEAGELIDSGATELGGELPVNTSGGLKSKGHPIGATGAGQVVEAFKQLSGKAGERQVEDPTRGLTHNVGGSGGAAVVHVFEKEREVSA, from the coding sequence ATGCGAGACGCGTATCTCGTCGGCGCGGGGCAGTCGGACTACGGGGCATTCCCCGAGGAGAGCTACCGGTCCCTGTTCCGGACGGCGTTCGAAACGGCGACGGAGAGCGTACCATACGGGATCGACGGCGAGGAGATCGACGAGGCTTTCGTCGGCCACCTGGGGGTCGGCGGTCGACAGCTCGGCCTCTCCGGGCCCGCGGTCACCGAACACGTCGGCCTCGACGGCGTCCCCTGTACGCGCGTCGAGAACGCTTGCGCGGCCAGCGGCTTCGCCGTCCGCCAGGCCGTCCAGGCGGTCAAGTCGGGGATGGCCGACGTCGTGCTGGCCGGCGGCTTCGAGGTCATGTCCGACACGAGTTCCGACGCGACGAAGTACTGGCTCGGCGTCTCCGGCGAGACCGAGTGGGAGCGCCTCTCCGGAACGACGTTCTCCGGCGTCTACGCCCAGATGGCCTCCGTCCATATGGAGCAGTACGGCACTACTCGCGAACAGCTCTCGCGGGTCGCCGTCAAGAACCACTCGAACGGCGCGAAGAACCCCCACGCCCAGTTGGGGTTCGAGTGCTCGCTCGAGGACGCCGAGTCCGCCCCGGTCGTCGCGGACCCGCTGAACCTCTATCACTGCTGTCCGACCTCCGACGGCGCGGCGTGCGCGCTGATCGTCAGCGAAGACGTCGTCGAGGAGTACACGTCGGACCCGATCCGAATCGCCGGCGTCGGCGCGGGCAGCGACAACGTCGGGCTCTTCCAGCGCGACACCTACACCGGCGTCCCCGCGAGCCGCCGGGCCGGCGAGCAGGCCTACGAAATGGCCAGCGTCGAGCCGGACGACCTCGACTTCGCCGAAGTGCACGACTGCTTCGCCATCGCCGAACTGCTGGCCTACGAGGATCTGGGCTTCTGCGAGCGCGGCGAGGCGGGTGAGCTGATCGACTCCGGCGCGACCGAACTCGGCGGCGAGCTCCCCGTCAACACCTCCGGCGGGCTCAAGTCCAAGGGCCACCCGATCGGCGCGACCGGCGCCGGGCAGGTCGTCGAGGCGTTCAAACAGCTCTCCGGAAAAGCCGGCGAGCGACAGGTCGAGGACCCGACACGCGGACTCACGCATAACGTCGGCGGCAGCGGCGGTGCGGCCGTCGTGCACGTATTTGAGAAAGAACGGGAGGTGAGCGCGTGA